From the genome of Medicago truncatula cultivar Jemalong A17 chromosome 2, MtrunA17r5.0-ANR, whole genome shotgun sequence:
TGTTCTTTTATGTTACTATAgttatatgtttgattttcgTTAATGGAACTGTGATGTTTATATGTGAATTTTTATACATCATGCTCGTACGTTAATATAGTTGTTTTGATAGGATTATATACGATCGGTAAAAGCTTTAAATGTTATCGTTTCATGTTTCTGATCTTGATATATGAGATGCATGATATTTGTGAAAGCATGTttctgttttctatttttttttcttttatatgtcAATCTGCCAAAATCGGTTTACACATTTaatattgatttatgaaatatgTTATGAGAGAGTTTTAAAGATCCTTAAAACATGTTAATTATTCTCGCTTTCGGTGACATTACTTTGTGCATTATGGtttcatatgattttattatatttagaataGTGAAAAAGACCTTTAAAACATATAACTggttttactttgaaaatgtTTCTAACGGTGATATCATAACTTGGATTTAGAAAATGGATGCTCTTAATCATATGTTAGTTGACAAGCTTTTAGAATTCAATGAATAACAAATGAGATTTTCTCCATTTTAAACTTTGATTTCAAAGTTCTTCCGTTTACTTTAGATGATGACTTATTTGATGATGTGTATAGATGTGTTATATAAATATGagttatttaaagatgtgtgaTTCATagatatgttattttgtgtatttGTGACTAGTCCTAACAgcaaagtcgttgttgttgtcgttgccgctgttgtcgtcaatgtcattaaagttgtaagttgtctttccaaagaattggagtcttaagttgttaatgtttaTTAAGTGATTATGTTTGAATGATTAACTTAatgtggtttgtatgttttgattgaaggtTATATCtggctatatatagtttaagggTATTTATGCACTAactgaattcattttcttttgctttgaatttcgaggacgaaattcttttaagaggggtagagttgtaacgccctccttgaattatttgattatttaattatttttattgagttaggatatatttatataatttatgtgattttaaataatattggttgattatgtggtgtgtattatttcattatatagtttattttaatataaattagaataatgtgagaattaatattattttggaggttggggagttaattaggaattaatagaattaaggggagtttaatgaaataaaggaggagttatattttgggagttaggaaaagaaaaggttagaagcagttttacgtgaaacaagttttggggaGAGAAAAACCAAGGacaagggagagaagagcaagtagagccaagggaATCTGATCGTTGTGCATTttcttctgaattaaggtaagggtgagactatctctcaataatcataatctataatttctgaaaattgacctaattgcatagttttggaaattaaattgagggttagggtttgatgatgattttgacgggaatgggtattgatcatgttaattctgttgtaacgtaatgtttagaatgaaaacttaatctatactgttgttgtgatcataaattgattgaaattatgattgattggatgaattgatgaagatttgtatgatggtggaatgatctgtatttgttgttgttgatgcatgttttatgttcctttagatgtctaattgtataatgaacctataaacaatatttggaaacatgtttgggcattgggagatcaaaattgggggttttggggtgaaaaatggtttaaacccgtgaaaaattatgcaggaacgatgactgttcgcttaagcgagccggaagcgagctgtaagcgaacagctactgtaagtagttcgcttaagcgaagaaccgttcgcttaagcgaaatgccTTTTTACAGCATTTCTCATTttgcgttcttgtgtctttttcacacgtttctattttgaataggcctttggtgtaaacatgaaagttgtagataattttgttagctttccaatggctttggtttgactctaaaatgatttttggtttaggagttatgatgaaaatactccaagtaggtcttagggaaattttatgaaaattcagcaaaacattttccaagttaatccaaaactggtgggataattccaaggctcaaaactagaagtaatatgagtgtaattaaggtgtttaagagtatttaacccatgttgtgagttgacccttggggtaggaatggaggttgattatagtactgttgatgttgagtgagtcagatataatatgatttgatgttgttagtaatgagatatatttgtatatgcattatgtgggttatataagatgtttaagttgatattgattatcatttgatattgttatatcttgagatgtttatgtgctgcctatgttgccgtTGTTGAGCTTAGTGAATCTGGAGATGATTAATTGCGTATTTTCTAGAatcgttggatcaattatgatggattattgttgactgtgatgtatatttatatttaaataaattatacatgttgctgaattcttttcaaaggttgaagtattattgattggattgtcgaggtgaagtcatatttacatatatgcattgatgagtagtggttgtcgttgatgttgttgagttgtatgtagatatacacgggtggagtcagttgcattaaggggtggtgagtcatataagtacatatgcatttgttgttgagttgtatgtagatatacacaagtggagtcgttgcataagcataaaaatggTGAGGAcctcggtcctggaacgccttgtcgttcaaagcggtggaacactatgttgttcaaagcggtgttaatgggaggactcatgtcctgataaaaaagaatgctttaaccattctataacggtgagggcttcggctctgatatggtaccacatgcatagttgcatttgttgaggagtcttagtggagttgtcatgtcttgcatgagtcttagaggtGAAGTCGGGTTGTcacatgagtcgttgttgttggttttaattaccatttgttgttgatgttgttaatgatgatatacttatatattgataaattattattatgacagggtgttagatttaattgatgagttagatatctattattgatgatattgttgattatgaaatatatacatatattggataattgtagttgtttatattgttatgatgtgatgattatgttgtgtcgtttatagtattatgagaagatgtttatgatattgattacgatgttatgatgactgtttatggtgttgaatatgaggttgttatgatgttacatgatgatgattatgaatgttgtgatgatgattatgtgatgttatctatgagttgttaaatgttacatgatgatgattatgaatgttgtgatgatgattatgtgatgttatctatgagttgttaaatgtacttgatgatggttatgttaagttgataagttgtcttttattcatgaattgctaatggaatgtttgatgaataattattattatgaaatgatgatgtcacgtatagttgctaagttgtcccatattcatgagttgttaataaggtgcttagtggagaatgttaatacaaattaatgatgttgttatgtgtatatgaactatgaatatgatgttgttacgttgtttatgtcattgattataaagttgtcatgttgtatacgaattatgagtatgatgttatatgattatgattaagatgttgattatgaagttaaatgatgctgttatgatgattgttaatgatatcgagttatgactgttgatatgatgagtacatgatatggtttaggagtcgttaaaagaattactattactaattaatagagtttaagttgttagttgcatttgatgaattatacattattattattgattgtgaatctcaccccttctgcttgaaaatgttgcccttcgtatgggtaacttgcaggtattaaagtttagtaggagtggtggctcaagtgtcttagggctctgatacgtaacgggaggggtctttagtggctatttctctttcctttacgtACATGCTATGTTTTGATGTTGATTTACTGAACTTATAATGCGTTTgataaggcctgcgtgccaaaacttatttatgatgatgaacttaatccgctgcgaagtatttgaattaattatgttgaaagataatttgttaattatctgttttatgatttttagaagtgtagcattccgttatttgatgattactctgattaattaaatgaaatttctaagtcgggaaaacggggtgttacacctccctttctctctccttcatcCTCCCCACACGCTTCACCTTCTTCTCTTCAACCACTGGCTGGAGCTTCGTGATGTTCATCTTGTTCGGTGGCACCAACGGGCGTAGGGGTTGCAGACGGTATCAGACTTCGCCGATCGATTACTTCGCTTGACCTTTCATTGTCCTATCACTGGCCGAAGGATCTTCCACCGATTTTGGCAGAGAATACTACCAATGTTGCCTTACTTCGTCGTTTGAATCTATTTACGACGTCGTTCACGGAGGGGTTCAAGTCTAACCAAATCAAATCCGTCCACTTCATGGTTCCCTAATTTGGAACACTTTCTCGTTGCTTGCACTTTCGATGAGATACATCGGTTTCCAgaaatcttttctttttcaaaatctgattttgtttgtttgattagTTTTGATTTCTGGATTACAGGAAGAGTTTTTCAGATTGAAGGTTTTACAGATTGGTGGTGGGTCTCATGGATTGATATGATAATACCAAGGTTGAAGATGAAGTGACAAAAAGATATAGTGTGGATGGACCATAATAAAATCTATGTTCctctttaatctaatggacatAATCTActttttcatggtggaaaattctttccctcacccaccctaaatgccaccaaATGCCACCCGTATAGCCAAGAGAGTGGAGTATATCTCAATGAAAATTACGTCAAGTCAAGAAACATTGCATTGGACCACgtaaattataagtttgttgttgttaatattatttaaccttaaaatgattaatataattaaaaagatCATAATAATTAccttaaaaattttaatttaagtcATTGATTAAATTGAAGACCTGTGTTCTAAATGAATGTTGAAATTATCATGTTGAACATTTTTCATCCGAATTGAAACCAGGACCTTGATGTGTGAGTTTAATGGTGTTTACTATTTCGTCTACTAAGAAAATTGGAGTCCTAAGAGAACAAAATAAATGTCCAAGAGAAGTTTCTACACACTTGTTTGCACACCTTCATAGTAAATTTACAGTGCAATCACCATCAAACTCAAATTCACTAGATAAAAATTTACAAAGGTTAGGATACGGAACAATggcaaacaaaacaaaacaaaacaaaacaaagaagaagaagaaaaaagaactaATGAGATTGAAAGTGAATCCTCCTAGGTTGAGAAGAAACAAAGGGAAGATTACGTAGTATGAGAAAACGAACCCTTCGAGGTACAGGTGCAGAATTGAAAACCTGTTCCACCATCCTTGCCAGTAACGCCGTGTATTCCTCCATCACCTCCGCTACAATCGCCACCAGTATCATCTTTCTAGTTGAATTTGAATCCAAATGAAATATGTTGTCGtatatataagagaaagttGAGTCAACAAAGAAAGTTATGATATATAAGGAGAGTGGGTGACTTGAGTAGCTGGTAATATTTGACAGTTTTGTTAAAAGCGGCGCCACTGTTATTGGAGAGTCATGAGCCGGTTTCCGGTATTTTAGGTTTTCAGTGTGCTCTCTTTACTTactttagttttgtttttgttggtgtgGTTTCTATCTTGATCTTATCCTCTTGCATagctttatttattcatttattgtttctgggaattgttttttaatgtcattttcaactcataaaatagaagagaaagagacaTGTGTATGTGGTCATGTGAAGATGATGGCATGGCATCATACCATTGggaggttttttttctttctgatcAAGTAGTATGCCGTTGACACTTGTGCCGCCACATTAACGGctaattaattatccaattagTTTAAGGATGTTGCTAATGGTCATTGGTTAaagattcaaaaataaaaataaattaaccaaaaaagaatGGGTGTGAAAATAAATTGACTGTGACAAATTATTCACCTATTGTCTAtgtttggaaaataaaatagtagATAATTCATAAGTTAACCACAACGCATAAGCCAACACATTAAACTTGTAGTGTTTGGAAAATTTTCGATTTACCACTAGTGTTTTTTATTGCATTATATGGTTTCATAATCAAAAAAGTGGTTAATTAGTTgatgaatataaaataatataaaaatatattttgaattcatatttttaataagatatcaaatatgaaattgagaaaaagaaatatgttATAAGCTCAAACTTACTTGAAGTGaagtagtaaaaaaaaactataaatccGTGAAAAATAATGTTCTAgtagaatatatttttatgaactTATAAGTTATCTatgctaaaaataaaactttgcaAAACAAAACCATGATTTTATTGAATgctccatccgttttaaaacataagcaaattttactttttaggttcattcaattaatgatgtatgtggtttataatatggaccacatacatcattaattaaatgaacctaaaaagtaaaatttatttatattttgaaacggaagaAGTACTCAACATCcaattatttgtcaaaaaaaaaaacatccatcCAATTATTTGACACGAACATCGCTTTTATTATTTGACGGTGACACGAAATaactcccctaaaaaaaaattgccttATCTAAACTCAATATGTGATGCTTGTTGCTagtgtttttctaaatttgGTATTTACCGTCCGGACACTATGACTATCTATAATTGCATTTTCCACAAAAAGGAAAATACAGTAGTTTTATCTACTAGTCAACTttagaccatttacaatggccTATTGAATGCCATTTTCAATATATTGAAACGATTAGAGAGGGATATTGAAAAtgagagaagaggaaagaggTGATGAAAGGgttaaacatattgaaatttTGAACCGAGAGGCCACGCGTCGCGTTTCTGTTAGCCAAGCTGAGCGCGTGTGATGCACGCGCCGACAGGGCGCGTCTGTAGTAGGTTGCCGCGGAGAGAGAAGGTTGTTTGGATAAAGTTGTGACATGTGGTACTTCACGATTGGCTGCTtcgatttttatcttcttaataatttggactcgattatttcattgcaaatttttttttttttttttttaccaaaattcgtgaATTTTTATTCTCTacaatagagacttggatcatttgatttggacacagaaaaaaaaaaaaaaaaacaagtttttcactctcttaatcttattattagcatttcttttgatgttttagtctttatttagtgaaatagatctcaataataatcaattcaacacccaaaatttttttaattacctatttagctaccaaaatccaaacaattatcaacacccaaatcaattttccaaccaacatcttcaaaacccaaatcaatttcccaaccaacattctcaaaatccaaatcaatttcccaatcaacatcctcaaaacatgcctaattttggttttcatcaaatttcaatcactcatcatcctctgttccaaacaactttaattcATATCATAGATCTATGATGGGAtatccatctcaaacaccccATTTAATGATTATATGTCAAtggtgaatgaaaattttcagagTGTTGGTGAATATCCTGAATATTCAACACAAATAAATCGCGGTGGAATGACAAGAGCTAATGAAGTCACTCCAATTCCAGAGGATACAACTCCTAAGAGCAAGAGAAATCCGCAACCAGGATGGAACACTGAACAAAATTTGGTGCTAATTAGTGGGTGGATAAAATTTGGAACATGCAGTGTTGTCGGGAGAAACCAGACAAGTGAAACATATTGGGGTAAAATTGCTGAGTATTGTAATGAGCATTGCTCATTTGATCCTCCGCGTGATGTAATTGCTTGCCGAAaccgttttaattatatgagcaaagtaataaataaatggattggTGCTTATGAAAGCGCTAAGCGTTTGCAAGGAAGCGGTTGGtcggaagatgatgttttgGCAAAAGCGCAGGAATTATTTGCATGTGGGAAGAATGTtcaatttactttaaaggagaAAGTATGTCCTGTAATATGGCATACTATCTAGCTGATGGTATCTACCCTTCTTATCCAATTTTCGTCAAATCAATTAGACTTCCTCAAAGTAAACCCGataagttatttgcaaaacatcaggAGAGTTGTCGGAAGGACATCGAACG
Proteins encoded in this window:
- the LOC25486001 gene encoding uncharacterized protein, which gives rise to MILVAIVAEVMEEYTALLARMVEQVFNSAPVPRRVRFLILRNLPFVSSQPRRIHFQSH
- the LOC112419259 gene encoding glutathione S-transferase T3-like, which translates into the protein MVNENFQSVGEYPEYSTQINRGGMTRANEVTPIPEDTTPKSKRNPQPGWNTEQNLVLISGWIKFGTCSVVGRNQTSETYWGKIAEYCNEHCSFDPPRDVIACRNRFNYMSKVINKWIGAYESAKRLQGSGWSEDDVLAKAQELFACGKNVQFTLKEKVCPVIWHTI